From the genome of Triticum aestivum cultivar Chinese Spring chromosome 3B, IWGSC CS RefSeq v2.1, whole genome shotgun sequence, one region includes:
- the LOC123071645 gene encoding protein LOW PHOTOSYNTHETIC EFFICIENCY 1, chloroplastic: protein MASSLAVFHPAGHLPSPRRPRNPACQRTSLNLLRSPASASPRRPRGFAAKSAAVSGGGRRRGGPVDVVAVAAALRDAKTAEDVKLSVEDFLGGGGDGEHLPLQVYTSVIRGLGKEKRLDAAFAVVEHLKGRGDGSSLNQFVYNCLLGAVKNSGEFGRIQDVLADMEAQGISPNIVTFNTLMSVYVEQGKIQEVFRVYDDIEGRGLVPTAATYSTVMSAYKSAGDGFAALKFFVKLRERYKDGELVGNPADWKQDFVKYEKLAIRVCHMAMRRSLTGADNPAGAALKVLLAMDEAGVRPDRSYYERLVWACTGEEHYTIAKELYQRIRERDDGGMISLSVCNHLIWLMGRAKKWWAALEIYEDLLEKGPKPNNLSHELIRSHFNVLLSAAKRRGIWRWAVRLLEKMQEKGLEPGSREWNAVLLACSRAAESSAAVDTFKRMIDRGLKPDVVSYGALLSALEKGRLYDEALRVWEHMRKVGVDPNLHAYTILASIYAGKGDHDKADAVLRDMLSAKIEPTVVTFNAIITACTRSGAAFEWFHRMKMHNVEPSEVTYQVLIEALVQDGKPKLAYEMYIRASNQGLKLSAKSYDTVVEACQDYGSLVDLNTLGLRPINGSGSVKINDEF, encoded by the coding sequence ATGGCTTCCTCACTCGCCGTCTTTCACCCCGCCGGCCACCTCCCCTCTCCCCGTCGTCCACGAAACCCCGCATGCCAGCGCACCTCCCTGAATCTCCTCCGTTCCCCGGCTtccgcgtcgccccgccgcccccgcgGGTTCGCCGCCAAGTCCGCAGCCgtcagcggcggcggcaggcggaggGGAGGGCCCGTCGACGTCGTCGCGGTCGCCGCGGCGCTACGGGACGCGAAGACGGCCGAGGATGTGAAGCTCTCGGTGGAGGACttccttggcggcggcggcgacggcgagcacctGCCCCTCCAGGTATACACCTCGGTGATTCGGGGGCTCGGGAAGGAGAAGCGCCTCGACGCCGCCTTCGCCGTCGTGGAGCATCTCAAAGGAAGGGGAGACGGCAGCAGCCTCAACCAGTTCGTGTACAACTGCCTGCTGGGCGCGGTGAAGAACTCCGGGGAGTTCGGGAGGATTCAGGATGTCCTCGCGGACATGGAAGCGCAGGGGATCTCCCCAAACATAGTGACCTTCAACACTCTGATGTCCGTCTATGTCGAGCAAGGGAAGATCCAGGAGGTCTTCAGGGTGTACGACGACATCGAGGGCCGCGGGCTGGTGCCGACTGCCGCGACTTACTCGACGGTCATGTCGGCATACAAGAGCGCCGGGGACGGGTTCGCCGCGCTCAAGTTCTTCGTCAAGCTCAGGGAGAGGTACAAGGACGGCGAGCTCGTGGGGAACCCCGCGGACTGGAAGCAAGACTTTGTCAAGTATGAGAAGCTGGCCATCCGGGTATGTCACATGGCGATGCGGCGGTCACTCACAGGTGCGGACAACCCAGCCGGTGCGGCATTGAAGGTCCTTCTCGCAATGGACGAAGCAGGGGTGAGGCCGgacaggagctactacgagcgcctCGTCTGGGCCTGCACGGGGGAGGAACATTACACCATTGCCAAGGAGCTGTACCAGAGAATCCGCGAGCGCGACGACGGGGGGATGATAAGCTTGTCAGTGTGCAACCATCTGATCTGGCTCATGGGCAGGGCCAAGAAGTGGTGGGCGGCTCTGGAGATCTACGAGGACCTGCTGGAGAAAGGGCCGAAGCCGAACAATCTGTCACACGAGCTCATCAGGTCGCATTTCAACGTCCTACTCAGCGCTGCCAAGAGGAGGGGCATCTGGAGGTGGGCTGTGAGGCTGCTCGAGAAGATGCAGGAGAAGGGGCTGGAGCCCGGAAGCCGGGAGTGGAACGCCGTGCTCCTCGCCTGCTCCCGAGCGGCCGAGTCGTCCGCCGCTGTGGACACGTTCAAGAGGATGATAGACCGGGGGCTGAAACCAGACGTGGTCTCCTATGGAGCATTGCTCAGCGCGCTCGAGAAGGGCAGGCTCTACGACGAGGCGCTGAGGGTCTGGGAGCACATGCGCAAGGTCGGCGTCGACCCGAACCTGCACGCGTACACGATCCTGGCGTCCATTTACGCCGGCAAGGGTGACCATGACAAGGCGGACGCAGTTCTTCGGGACATGCTGTCCGCGAAGATAGAGCCGACCGTTGTGACCTTCAACGCGATCATCACCGCTTGCACGAGGAGCGGCGCGGCCTTCGAGTGGTTCCACAGGATGAAGATGCACAACGTCGAGCCGAGCGAGGTCACATATCAGGTGTTGATCGAAGCCCTTGTGCAAGACGGTAAGCCCAAACTTGCCTATGAGATGTACATCAGGGCCTCCAACCAAGGGCTCAAGCTCTCTGCAAAGTCGTATGACACCGTAGTGGAGGCGTGCCAAGATTATGGCTCTCTTGTTGATCTCAATACTCTGGGTCTTCGGCCTATAAATGGAAGTGGATCCGTCAAGATAAACGACGAGTTTTAA